A stretch of DNA from Sugiyamaella lignohabitans strain CBS 10342 chromosome B, complete sequence:
TTAATTTACCGCACTTTAATGCTGTATCTGAGggctgtgcctccggcggctggggctccgccccagaccccgctgctcctctcgcttcgctcgagtcgggcgtcgggccGCCCAGTTTATCTGAACTGACGGTGCGAGAAAACCTgctgcgaagcaggagcaaccagggtctggggcggagccccagcctcCGGAGGCACGAGACCGTAGGgtcaaataatttaattttttacAAGTGTCCATGAGAGGAGCTACTCGGCCTTTATGGCTTGCGGCAGCGGCTCCTCTTTGACGGGAGATGGTTCGAGTGCTAGGTCTTTGTCGTCGTCGTGGAGTTCGACGAGACGAGACGTGTTTTGTGACAGTGGAGCTGCGGTATTGACTGCTCGTTCTAgcacagcagcaactcTCTTTTCGAGAGCTGGTGATTTACAGGTGACAGTGAGATCCTCGAACTGAACCTCGGCGACAACGCCTTCTATTTCGATCGTGGCGGTCTTCTTATCGTCGGCAACAGTGAGACAATCGCCAAATTGTGCTTTGAGAAGTGCACAGATTTGGTCAACTTTGACTTCGatctggtggtggttgtgaCTGTGAGTATGTCCGTTTTCATGCTTCACTCCGCCATTGTGGTGGTCAGAGTCGTGTTTGTTATCACAGCCACatgaagttgatgataGTTTAACTGAAGCAGGTGATGTATCAACTGAAAGAAGAACCGCCAACACAGAATCGGCAATGGCATCATTCATAACGTTGCCAGTCCACTCGATGGTCGAAACGTTTCCTTCGTGAATGACTTTGACTGATCCCATGACCATAAATTCAGACGCTTCTTCAGTCTCGTCGAGTGTTTCAACAGCACCAAACATCTGCTCCAAGTGATATCTAATCAGCTCTGGTCCGGCATCTACTATAACAGATTGTCTCTCTGTGACTACACTAGTACTCAATGAAGCGTACTCACGAAGATCTGACACATGAAGAAGGTTGAGATGGAAATCCTTCTCGACTAAAACACCTGACACAATTTGTCCATCGGTTGGTGGCTCACTAGCGAGCTCTCCCATTGTTCGTGCAACTTTGGCACTCTTGAATGGTAGTTCCACTTCATAACAGTTTTTAGGATTGTATATTTTCACTTCACGGTCTGTACCCTTACGATCAGAGTATTTACTCATTAAAGCACTTTTCAATCTTCCCATATTATTTGCTTCTCCATGTACAAGAATAATGTGTGGAGCGTCTACCATGTCAATAAACCGCGAATTCTCCTTGAAATCAACGTGTGCTGCAAATGACAGCTCTTCTACCACCATTCGACGAGGGATTTTCACTTCTGGATTGTTCACTGAAGAAATCTCTGGAGGTTCTGTCA
This window harbors:
- the YSH1 gene encoding Ysh1p (Putative endoribonuclease; subunit of the mRNA cleavage and polyadenylation specificity complex; required for 3' processing, splicing, and transcriptional termination of mRNAs and snoRNAs; protein abundance increases in response to DNA replication stress; YSH1 has a paralog, SYC1, that arose from the whole genome duplication; GO_component: GO:0005847 - mRNA cleavage and polyadenylation specificity factor complex [Evidence IPI] [PMID 10523662]; GO_component: GO:0005847 - mRNA cleavage and polyadenylation specificity factor complex [Evidence IDA] [PMID 12819204]; GO_component: GO:0005847 - mRNA cleavage and polyadenylation specificity factor complex [Evidence IPI] [PMID 9099738]; GO_component: GO:0005849 - mRNA cleavage factor complex [Evidence IPI] [PMID 9099738]; GO_component: GO:0005634 - nucleus [Evidence IEA,IEA]; GO_function: GO:0003723 - RNA binding [Evidence IC] [PMID 9099738]; GO_function: GO:0004519 - endonuclease activity [Evidence IEA]; GO_function: GO:0004521 - endoribonuclease activity [Evidence IMP,ISS] [PMID 15037765]; GO_function: GO:0016787 - hydrolase activity [Evidence IEA,IEA]; GO_function: GO:0046872 - metal ion binding [Evidence IEA]; GO_function: GO:0004518 - nuclease activity [Evidence IEA]; GO_process: GO:0008380 - RNA splicing [Evidence IMP] [PMID 18971324]; GO_process: GO:0006379 - mRNA cleavage [Evidence IMP] [PMID 18971324]; GO_process: GO:0006378 - mRNA polyadenylation [Evidence IMP] [PMID 18971324]; GO_process: GO:0006397 - mRNA processing [Evidence IEA]; GO_process: GO:0031126 - snoRNA 3'-end processing [Evidence IMP] [PMID 18971324]; GO_process: GO:0034247 - snoRNA splicing [Evidence IMP] [PMID 18971324]; GO_process: GO:0006369 - termination of RNA polymerase II transcription [Evidence IMP] [PMID 18971324]) gives rise to the protein MTHPTKAIFRWLLGDFMRVSNVPENYTPLYTAEDLEAAFDRIETVDYHSTMEVEGIKFTAYHAGHVLGAAMYFVEIGGVKVLFTGDYSREEDRHLNQAEVPVQKPDILITESTYGTGIHQPRLEKEARLMSLIKSTVQKGGRCLLPVFALGRAQEILLILDEYWDEHPELEDINIYYVSTLAKKCMAVYQTYINMMNENIRRRFRDSRTNPFQFKHIRSVRNLERFDDIGPCVMVATPGMLQSGVSRDLLERWAPDSKNALIVTGYSVEGTMAKQMLTEPPEISSVNNPEVKIPRRMVVEELSFAAHVDFKENSRFIDMVDAPHIILVHGEANNMGRLKSALMSKYSDRKGTDREVKIYNPKNCYEVELPFKSAKVARTMGELASEPPTDGQIVSGVLVEKDFHLNLLHVSDLREYASLSTSVVTERQSVIVDAGPELIRYHLEQMFGAVETLDETEEASEFMVMGSVKVIHEGNVSTIEWTGNVMNDAIADSVLAVLLSVDTSPASVKLSSTSCGCDNKHDSDHHNGGVKHENGHTHSHNHHQIEVKVDQICALLKAQFGDCLTVADDKKTATIEIEGVVAEVQFEDLTVTCKSPALEKRVAAVLERAVNTAAPLSQNTSRLVELHDDDKDLALEPSPVKEEPLPQAIKAE